The DNA region ccactgcgccaccagggaagcccctaattttttttcttaaaaagaatcattttatgtacaaaaaaatgtgtgtgtgtgtgtatatatatgtatataattaagcaaaatgagaatcaCCCAGAGTAATGATTAGCATTGGAGGTTCTTGATGTAGTTTTTTGAAGTGTTAATACCTTCAGAAAGGGCTGGACTTACTTAGGATGGATTTGCATGTGTGAACTGAGGACTTTGGGCTAATTTCTGTGTAAATGTAATTTTACCTTTAGTGTTCATGGTGACTTGTTTTATGTCTTTACACAAATGCAAGCTTATTGTTTTTCAGGAAAGTTGCAACTAAAAAGGACAGAAAGCATTCTGTTCCTTTCCTCCCCTGTTAAGAGACTTAAATATTATTGTATTCATGAGATGATATGAaacctattatatatatatgaatcctTGTATTCAgccatatttataataaatactcataatattaaaaaaagagacctCAGATTCTCTTCAAGTTGCCTCTCATTGAGTTTCGTCCTCTGAGTACTTGTAGAATAGGCAGCCATGTGTCTGTATAAAAGGACTCACTGTATTAGCCATTTGATTCTTGGGAGCCCTTTCatagtgcttttttaaaaatatccatgtTGAAGATTCTAGAATTCCAGGGTGCAAAGTGAATGTGAATAggaagttttaattttcatagaaTCAGCATGAATCCAAAAGGACTGGTGAAAGAGATTTTCATACTCTGAAAAAATAGTGCAGAGTAATGGAAAGATCACTAACCCGGAGTTCAGTCGGGTCTCTCTTATGCACTAGCCAGGTCTCCTTGTACGAGTTGTGTATACGGTGCCTCACTTTCTTTATCTGTCAAAAGATAAAGAGGTTGGAGGAACCCCTTCATACCTCCCCCCTAGGAAAAAGGCCTCTGCTTTACTCTTCAACACGTCACTAAAATGACagtagattgtgtgtgtgtgtgtgtgtgtgtgtgtgtgtgtgtgtgtgtttaatggcGTAAACCCCTGAAAATGAGAACAAGAAAGGAGACCATAGCAAAAAATTTTGGAAGTTGGAAAGCAGATGGACCAGTGATAAAGGACTTAATGGACCCAAGAAAACTGACTGCTGCTAATGTGGCAGCAAGGAAAGCCAACAACCACTGCAGTTTATACCCCAGAATCCCTCAGAAGCTCAAGAATCAGCAACATCAAGTGCTTTGGAAGATAAGAATAAAGGTGGCAACTAAGATAAAGGTTGGTTGAAAGCTGTTTAAAAAGCAGTCAGATACCCAGATTCCTTCCCCCATCCTGGCAAAGTACTAGAGACTTGATAACCTCCAGAGATGGTAAAATAGAGGGTCCTTCAACTGGGGGGACCTGGCTTGGTTTAGGGTGCCCTAGccatttcctcttcctcagtTTTAGGGTGCTTACAGCAAAGACCATATGATTCTGGCAGGAGATTAGAATAGACTTCTCTGGGGAACCTGACTGGATCAAGAGGAAAGACCCAAAGATATTGACATTGGAGGTTTTCAAACCAAACTTTTGGCCAGAACACCCTCCAATGAAGAACCTCAGTCCAGACCCTTCCAGTTAGCTTTCGTTCCTCACTCTTAAATATTAGCAGATGGCCAAGGATCACTGTGCTAGAGATCAAAACAAATAAGCAGCAGCAAATTGGAAGAAACAGAATATGCTGGGAGGAGAAAACTTAACTATCACATATGTTCTCAAGGGTCAGAGGGAAAGGATTGCAAACATGGAACAAgatactgaaaaaaaatgaacattcagaaaattaaagggacacttttttttttttttttttttttttctttttgtggtacgcgggcctctcactgttgtggcctctccaactgcggagcacaggctccggacgcgcaggctcagcggtcatggctcacgggcccagccgctccgcggcatgtgggatcttcccggactggggcacgaacccgtgtcccctgcatcggcaggcggactctcaaccactgcaccaccagggaagccctaaagggacactttgaaataaaaactataacagcagaaaatgataattaaaagaaGGACTGGGTAAAATTGAGGAAATCTCTCAAGGTAGAGCAGAAAAATAGCAAGATGGAAAGTCAGttagaaaagatgagaaaattataGGGCCAGGAAGTCCAACATCCGAGTCCTATTTTCTGTTCTCCAGAAAGATAGCACAATACAGAAGGGAGGAAATCATCATCACAATAATACCTCCTCCTCACCCCAAAATTTTAGAACAGAAAATGAATTTCCAAACTTTAAAAGCCCACCAAAAGGTCAACACGGTGGGCTAGGCACACCAATATGAAATTTCCTGAACAAAGAGAAAGTTCTTTACACTTCCCAGAAAGAAATTACTTCACCTTTTACAGAGATAAGGAATGGGAATGGCTTCGGACTTAACAGGCACAGGGGAATCTAGAAGGCAGTGGGAAAGCACCTTTACAATTATTTCCAGCCTTGAATTCTATAAAACGAACCAACCGTGTATCAAGTGAGGAAGAATGAAAATAAGCAGCTATACAGGGTTTCAAAATCACTGCCCTTTCCCCCTTCTTAGGAAGCCACTGGAAGAATGTGCTCTACCAAGTGAGAACAAGGGAGAAGCTGAACTTAGGAAAACTGAGGTTTGATACTATAGGAAGATGAAGGGACTCCCCAGGACACTGAGGAAGGGAGATCCCAGAGTAGCATGTGCACATCAGGCTCACAGGAAAGCCTGTCCAAACTGGAGTGGATCGGGAGGTGCTGGACCTTCTTAAGGAAGAGGAAATTGAGGGAAAACCTGATGCCTGTGTCTTCAGGGGAAATGAAGTGGCAAAGGACATGACGTCAAGTTGTCATCATTTCACATAAAACTAAGCAAACAGGAAAACAAGACAGTcgctccaggaaaaaaaaattatgcaggaaaggaaaagtaaTCATAACTTTCCACATTTCTCAGCTCCAATGAGTATTTATCGAATCGTCGTAATAGAAATACTGAAGGTTGTCCTAACCACGATTATCATATTTGACTGGAGGGAGACTGGAGGATGGAGAGCGTATGCgtgtggcgggggcggggggtgcgCAGTCTTCAGCTCCCGCAGTGAGAAGCCAACAGATGGACCTAAAACCGAAGCATCGAGATTGGGTGTGCAGGCTGATGGAGATAAATACTGAGTAGTAGGTGAGGCAGTAAGAGCGGTTCCTTTAGAGAAAGACATGGGAGGGggccctgtgttttcttttttaattacgtTGTAAGGTTATTTGTGAACTGCCTGCATATAAAGCTATAACAACAGTAAGAATAGAAACACTGGTAAACTAGTATCAtctagttaacatttttattgacaGGTTCAGATTTTAGCTGAAGAGCTAGGCCAGCGGCCTGCCTCCCCAAAAGGTGACATCTAAGAAAAATACTCCTTTGGTAGGCATCGAAGAGTTGCAGGAGAGATGGCATGTACCGGTCTGAGTTGCCTTTTTTTCTTACCTCTCTAGATTATCCTCTTGACTTGAACCACAGCGAAACCTTCCTACAAACCACAACTTTTCTTCCTGAAGACTTCACCTACTTTGCAAACCATACCTGTCCCGAAAGGCTCCCTTCCATGAGTGAGTAGAGCTCTAGCTTATCTTCCTCTGCTTTTAAAACTGATGCCTTCTTATTTGAGTAAACTAAAAGGGAGAGTGTTCTTGAGCTGTCAATATGTCTACTTATACAGAGATTGTAAACGCCTCCCGGCCGCTGGAAACAAGGATTATGAAAGTTACTGGTGCCCTGGCTCTCTTCAGCGCTTCTGTAGGGTGGCCTGTGTTCCTGGTGCCGTTTTCTACCACATTTTTCACTCTTTGCTTTACACATGCCCCCCTCCTTTGTAACTCGGGGCCTGTTAAGATGTCCTAGAGAAAGTGTAGACAACCAGCGTTGTCTTTTAGCATAAATCTCACACTGATTATATGACTTGTTCGCTATGAGGGAAGTTATTTTCTTAACAAAGTGCTAGTTTAGAAAATtcttggatcttttctttctcttcctttttcttcttcccgtccccttcctcttcccctttcctttcctttccttcttagaATCTCATGTATAATCTGAAGCAATGACAATGTACTGTTACACCTTTTCTGTACTTTGGGGCTTCTTGGACAGTCCTCTTCTTGACTTGAGTCCAAGATGATGAGAGTCCTGAGTGTGGACGTGACCAGTCGGGGTCACTGATCAATGAATTGGGACAGTGTGTCTATACGTGCCTCAGGAGCACACGGCGACGGTGCCAAGCTCAGCtacttttctccttccattttgaGAAGTTCAGCTGCTGTACACCCTTGGCAGAAGCAGAACTCAAAGGCTCAATTTCTTGATTTGCTGCTTTACCCAGTAATAGTAATAGTGATTTGCTGAAATGCAATGAGTTGGAAAGCAGAGGAAGGGACCCCCATCCCTGTTAaaaacacaacctactgaaaaaGCACTGAACTGCTCCAGAGATTACAACCCTGAACATAGGAATAAAACTCTACCATTTTCTgacctcttaatttttttttttccctcctctgttcAGAGGGCCCCATAGCCATAAACATGAGTGAAATTGGAATGGATGCCATCCATGAACTCTTCTCTAAAGACCCAACCATCAAGCTTGGAGGTCACTGGAAGCCATCGGATTGCATTCCTCGATGGAAGGTAGGGAGTGAGGTCAGACCCCAAGTGCTGGGAAGCCTACCTGCCATCATCTGAATCACCATGGGTTTCACTCTGACCTTTTGTAATTTGCACCCTACTTACTACTTAATGCAAAATATTTGCATTTGATGAGAACATACTGGAGGAATGGATTTCCCTGAGGACTCTTCTGTAGCCACAGAAATTCACATTGTTCTGATGACTGAGCCAGGACCCTTTTTCTTCCTTACAGGAATATTGGctaagcagggggtggggggtggtaggTCTCTTGTGACACATTTGCAGAAGCATCTTCACAAATTCAGTGCTTCATGCCTTATTTGGCATTGTTGCCATGAGTCTAGTGGAATAAAAAGTGGAGTTATCTAGCCTGACACAGaattgtttagtttttttctgcGTGTCTCTAATCAGGAGACATCGGTAGTGTGGATCAAGCTTATGACACTGGCTTAAGCCCAttctttcaacaagtatttagTAAAGTGCCTATTCTGTGCCAGCCCTATGAGATGCTGTGGTGCAGCAGTGATCAAAGCATGTCTGGAACAGATCAGTGTTTCCAGCCCATCACTGGGTTATAAAATCGATTTAATgaccagcatttaaaaaaaatatatatatatatatatatatatatacatatataagtgcATTGCATGTTTTAAGGCGGAGTACTGTTTTGTGAAGCATGTTTTAGTTGTATGTTTCTATATCTGTGTACTGGGTCACAGTGAATATGAATGTATGTCTTTCTCTGGGTTGTGGTCTCGAATTCATTTGCAGGCCCACTATGTACATGATATGGCCCATGTAAGAACGAGGTCCACTTACTTCCAAGGGTCGACTTGCCACCACAGGTCTTCATTTAGAGAAGCTGAGGATAAGACAGCTCCCAGAACTCCCCAAGAGCCGGTCCCCGATTCTGAAGAAGTGCCCTGCTGCAAAGCAACAGATGAGGGGACTAACAGGGCGGCCTCTTTTGCTGTGACCCATTGCAGGTGGCAATCCTTATCCCCTTCCGGAACCGCCACGAGCACCTCCCGGTCCTGCTCCGACACCTGATTCCCATGCTCCAGCGCCAGCGCCTACAGTTTGCAGTTTATGTGGTGGAGCAAGTAAGTggtcctctcttctctcttctttctcttctgagaGAGCAGTTTAGAGAGCTTCAAGCTAGTGCGTCCTTGGTGTAAAGATCCAGTAAAACCGAAAGCTCACGGCCGAGTCGCCCTGCGGCAGGAGGGGAGCAGAGAGCGGTCCTGCTCCTGGTTTGAGATGTTGCTCGAtgtcagcagatttttttttttttttttttttttctttttgcggtatgtgggcctctcactgttgtggcctctcccgttgcggagcacaggctccggacgcgcaggcccagcggccatggctcacgggcccagccgctccgtggcacacgggatcctcccagaccggggcacgaacccgtatcccctgcatcggcaggcggactctcaaccacttgcgccaccagggaggcccgatgtcAGCAGATTTGAGTGCAGCCTGGAACTTTGTTTACCCTTGAACAAAGGCCTCTTGTGGGCTGGTTTTGCTAGAGCTGCTTTAAGTGTTGTCTTTAGGCTCCAGACCCAGGAAATGCCCCTTAAGATAAGGAGCCACAGGTCGAAATGGCAGTGTTGTTCTTCCTTCCGTGTACGGGGCTGGGTGCCCTTCTAAATGCTGTTACATGGCTGACTGTCTGCCTTTATAACAGCCTTGGGAGAGAGGAGCTTGGGTTTATCTTTATCACCCCTTTTTATTTCCGAGGAAGTCAAGGCCAGAGGTCAAGTGATTGTGAGTCAGTGATGAGCTGGGCAGGACCCACCTCCTTTCTGGCCCAGTGATCTCTCAATAAGCTCTCCCTTAGGCAGGGCTGAGGCAGCAAAGATTGTGCTTCAAgagtccttttaaaaataaaggtttggggggcttccctggtggcgcagtggttgagagtccgcctgccgatgcaggggacacgggttcgggccccggtccgggaagatcccacatgccgcagagcggctgggcccgtgagccatggccgctgagcctgcatgtccggagcctgtgctccgcaacgggagaggccacaacagtgagaggcccgcgtaccacaagaaaaaaaaaaaaatatatatatatatatatatgtatatatgtatgtgtgtgtgtgtgtgtgtgtgtgtgtgtgtgtgtgtgtgtgtatatatatatatatatatataaataaaggtCTGCTTCTTTTAGGTTGGCACCCAGCCCTTTAATCGAGCCATGCTTTTTAATGTGGGTTTTCAAGAAGCAATGAAGGACTTGGACTGGGACTGTCTTATTTTTCATGATGTGGATCATATACCAGAAAGCGATCGTAACTATTATGGATGTGGACAGATGCCAAGGCACTTTGCAACTAAACTGGATAAGTATATGTATCTGTGAGTatcatttccttttaattaaaaaggTTAAATCTAAAAGGATGGTGAGAGATGCAAAGATGGCAAAATCCAGTTAGCTCCAACCTGAATGGCAATCAACTGCTGAGTGGATAAACAGAATGTAGTAtatccatccatacaatggaatgctatttggcaataagaaggaatgaagtactgatacatgtgaCGACATGATGAACCTAgaagacattatgctcagtgaaagaagctaaCTACAAAAGACTGcatgttatatgattccatttatatgaaatgtccagaataggcaaatctgtagagacagaaaggagaatagTGGTTGCATAGGGTTGAGGGGAATAGGGGGAAATGAGTGACTGTTGATGGTGGGTACAAGGCTTCTTTCAGGAGGGTgatgaaattaattaaaattgatGGTGGCCATGGTTGCGCAACtccatgaatatactaaaaaccattgaattatacactttttaaaaaattatacacttttaatgggtgaattatatggtatgtcaATTCTGCGtcagtaaagctgttatttaaaaaatcaattagaaaaaagTTCAATTAGCTACTCAGATTGATGCGTCTCGTCCTGAGGAAACAGTTTCAGGTGGTTCAGGGCAATAGCACAGAGAGTATTGTTTTACTTAAGACTTAGTTCTCCAGTGAGATGGCCTGTtcgaggggaaaaaaaatcaccctttAATGCACAGATGATTGATACCATACATCTCCTTTTAGGCTTCCTTATACTGAGTTCTTTGGCGGAGTGAGCGGCTTAACAGTGGAACAGTTTCGGAAAATCAATGGCTTTCCTAATGCTTTCTGGGGTTGGGGTGGAGAAGATGACGACCTGTGGAACAGGTACTACCCTTCTTCTGATGTCTTCTAGAAATGCTACTGTAGACTCTCCAGACCATCACTGTCTAATAGGAATATGATGTATTAAGCCATGTATGTAATTTTCAGTGTTCTAGTAGCTAcatttaaaaaggttaaaaaagaaaaaggtgaaattagtttattatattaataaaaatattttaacaattataTTTATCACAGTATATCCAAGATAAtaccatttcaacatgtaatcaatataaactattaatgagatattttacattcatttttttctaactaaATCATAGAAATCTGGTGTGTACTTTACACTCATAGCACATTTTAGTGAAACCTCCCCAAACCAGAGGTCAAATGTTAGTTATGTATACACAGATTTATCCATGCCATCAGATAAGGCTTGTATTATGTAAGTCTGTATGAACAATCCTGTGTGTGAGTAGTGTAAAGTAGTATTTCTACAGAGTAAGTAAATAGTAACCTAATAAGGAACAAATAACCAAAAGAATTTCTACCTTGTATCCACTttctatctcagctttcaaaaaaGAAAGGGTGTGTTGGTTGttaatacaaaataatatttgCTGGTAAAAATTCAGATGATACAGGTGTGTCTAAGCCAGGGAGTATAAATCTTAATCCCCATTGTTACCCTGTTTCCTTCCCAGGAAGTAGCCATTTGAACAAGCTGTTTCTTTCTATAGACTTCTTTCTATTCATACATAAACAACCCAGACACACCCCTTCTCCCCTTCCAACCATGTTAGAGAGCcacttcattatttttaacaattgCATGGTATTTCTTTATGTAGATAGACAACAATTTATTTTAATCCTCTCTTGTTGATGAACATTGTTTAATTTTGAACATGTTTTGTTCACATGTGCGAATATATCTTTAGATTAAATTCCTAGTTGCAGAACTGCAGAGTCAAGAAGTAAATgcacttttttttattaaaaaatttttttattaattaatttatttttggctgcgttgggtctttgttgctgcacgtgggcttagcAGGAACTACTCTTTGACGCGGTGCGaggacttctcactgcggtggcttctcttgttgcagagcacgggctctaggcacacgggcttcagtagttgtggcatgcgggctcagtacttgtggcttgtgggctatagagcgcagcctcagtagttgtggcacacgggcttagttgctccgcggcatgggggatcttcccggaccagagctcgaacccatgtccactgcattggcaggcagattcttaaccactgtgccaccagggaagtcccaagaagtaaatgcacttttaaattttgatagttatTGTCACATTTTCCTCCAGAAAAGATTGCAAAAATATTCTGACCAACAGCACATTAGCGTACAAATTTTCTTACACCACCAGCAACGTTGGATGTAAATAACCTTTTAAATGTGTGCTGTGTTTCAGCTCTGTAGTAGCTCCATGTGGCTTGTGGCTGCTGTTAGGCACAGCAGCTCCAGACAGTTCTTTCTCAGTCTGTTAGGTAGAAGTGGCATCTCATCCTTTTAACTTGGGTTTCTTAGGAACATAGTGAGGATGAACAGCTTTTCCAGACATTTAGCTCAGTTTGGCTGGTTTTTGAATCCAGTTGAGCTCCCCCAGGATATCTGTCATAACTCTCATCTTGCTCTTTCCTCAGCTCAGCAAGGAGCCCCTCAGTGCAGGAACCTACAGCTGGTTTTCCCCAGCGCCCTGCACAATTCCAAACACACAGTAggcatttcatatatatttatcaaatgaGAGTGAGAACACATCTTCACACAGTCGGCCCTCCGTACCCATGGGTTCTGAAGttgaggattcaaccaactacagaatgaaaatattaaaaaaaaaaaaaaaattccaggaagttCCAAAACGCAAAACTTGGATTTGCCACATGCTGGCACCTATTTACATagcattgtattaggtattataagtaagcTAGATTTGGTTTAAGGTATCCTGGAGGATGTGAGTggattatatgcaaatactatgccattttacataagggactcAAGCATCCACAGATTTTAATATCTGTGGGCCCAGTGCTGGATGGAACCAGTCCCCCACCCAGAGACTGAGGGCTGACTATATATCAAAATGAGAGTATAATTTGGAGTCGAGGAGGATGTTGAAATATGAAAATGATCATAAATATCGCATAGATATCCAAAGTCTACCCCATGTATTGAGTATTTCTTGGAGTCCTATCAAGTTTCCAGTAAACCCAGCCTGGGAAAtcttatatttatcatattaagAATAAATGTCCTGAACACCTCCTCTAAATTCTTCTTCCCTCATGGTGACTTTTCATAAATTGTGAAGTTTTACATCTACATCGGAGGACATCATATAAATTAGTTCATCTCCCTGGTGATGGGGGAGGTGGGCGGAGACATAAGGTCTCTCTCGGGGGAACACACGGTGACTCTGACTTTGCTGACTTGCTCTGTGGTAGGTCATGGAAGACAGGTGTGCCCACCGGGGAGAACATGGTTTTGATGGGACCCAAACAAGCCGGCCCAGGGGGAGTGTGGTTGTACCTGTCACTGAGACCCTGTGTCAAACCTCAagaattttgaatttctttttgaatttcaaatttctttccttcttcaaaaCGTTTTTGTATTGTAGACTTCTTTTCTAAAACCGTGAACTTATCCAGAGGGGAAGCAATATGAATATTTAGATGCAGAAGTTCTGTTGTTCAACTTGGGGTTCTTCAGCCTCGGGATAGGTTTGGTCACCTATGGGACTTGATCATTTTACCCAAAAACCCGCCCTCTTTGTCTTGGACAGAGTACAGAATGCAGGCTATTCTGTGAGTCGGCCAGAAGGTGACACAGGGAAGTACAAG from Mesoplodon densirostris isolate mMesDen1 chromosome 16, mMesDen1 primary haplotype, whole genome shotgun sequence includes:
- the B4GALT5 gene encoding beta-1,4-galactosyltransferase 5, encoding MRVRRGLLRLPRRSLLAALFFFSFSSSLLYFVYVAPGIVNTYLFMMQAQGILIRDNMRTIGAQVYEQVVRSAYAKRNSSVNDSDYPLDLNHSETFLQTTTFLPEDFTYFANHTCPERLPSMKGPIAINMSEIGMDAIHELFSKDPTIKLGGHWKPSDCIPRWKVAILIPFRNRHEHLPVLLRHLIPMLQRQRLQFAVYVVEQVGTQPFNRAMLFNVGFQEAMKDLDWDCLIFHDVDHIPESDRNYYGCGQMPRHFATKLDKYMYLLPYTEFFGGVSGLTVEQFRKINGFPNAFWGWGGEDDDLWNRVQNAGYSVSRPEGDTGKYKSIPHHHRGEVQFLGRYALLRKSKERQGLDGLNNLNYFANITYDALYKNITVNLTPELAQVTEY